The Dendropsophus ebraccatus isolate aDenEbr1 chromosome 3, aDenEbr1.pat, whole genome shotgun sequence genomic interval CCTCAGATTTAGAACACAGGCTATTGGTAGAATAAACATAATTGTGGTTAGTGGATTCCTTtacatcacccccacccccaatgcTATTAGATCAATTTATTTTCACTATATCAAGATTCAGtctaaattaaaataataattaccTTCATGCTCAGGCAGAAAGATACTTCCATGTGCTGACAAAGGCTGTTGGGATGAGAGAATAAGGCACTGtggtcacactgctccatgtgtCATTTGCAGGATCGTAACAGTCCAGAGTTTTACCCCGCTGAGACCCACAATATCCACCGACAACATATAGTCTATTGCCAGAAGCAACTGCACGGCAGCTAATCCTCTTGGAGGAAACATCCCCAAATCGGCACCACTGATAAGTCTCACTATTAAAGCGATAAGCTGAACTGGCAGAGAACTCAGTGTCTCCTCCGATCACAATGACATGGTTTCCTAAAACAGCAGCACCAGTGTAACGCCAGGGTTGAGGACAGGTGGCTGGCACTGTCCATCTATTTTGAACTGGATCAAAACACTGGACTTTGGGGAGCTTTTCACGGTTTACACTAGTACCTCCAAACACAAAAAGTTTCATCTTTGCCCCTACGACTGCAGCATTGCTCACACCCTCTCTAAGAGGAGCTACTAAACTCCATTTGTCAACTTGTGGATCATAATGTTCAACTTGCTTCAAGGATACAGAAGGAGATGCTGGAAAAGCCCCTGTAATAGCTGTATGCCCTCCCACCACGTAAAGACAGTTGTCTAGCTCTGCAGATCCATGGCCAAACCTAGCAACAAGCATAGGCCCAGCCTTGGACCATTCATCATGAAGGGTGTCATAGACCCATACATCTTTAGACGCTCCATTTtctgcccccttccctcctgtaacataaacTTTGCAGCCAATAGCACAGGCACTACACTCCTTCCGTGGGCTAGGAATGTCAGTCTTAGGTATTATTTCAGTGGTCTTTTGATCCATTACATAGATCTTGTCACACATAAATGTTTGTCCTCCTAAAAGAAGCAAGGCCTGACTAACTTTACGAGGACGTGCACAAAAGCCAGTCACTAAGCCATCATTCTGCAGAATCTTATTCCTGCAATGTGTTGCCTCTTCCACAATTGCTTTTGCAAGCTTGTTCTGAACCACCAAATCCTCTGTAGCGAGACTTCGGAGATACTGGTCAGGAAGTAGGGCTAGCCTGACACAGCGCAGTAAATCTGGCAGATCATCCAATCGAAGACAAAGATCATATTTTATCCATCCTATCACAGCTTCATAGACTAAACTTTCATcttccacttcaagctcctcgcTTAGGATGAGCTCCATTAGTTTGAGCTTTGGCAACCTTAGAAAGTCCTCTGTTTTTGATAATTCCACAAAATTAGAAAGACACATTCTCCAAGACAGCTCAAACAGTCTCTCGCAGCAGTGTGCATCAGATATCAGCATCATATTTAAGCAGTTTGCTGTATGAAGATTCTTTTCCAGGAATTCTGAAGCTGCATCTCGAATGTCATGAAACTGTAGCATATCCCCAGCTTCCAGCAAAGACTCAGCATTTTCCTCATTGAGTATAATACGGGCAGAATAGGCATAATCCAGAAGCAGCTCCAAGACCTCAGGATGTAGAGCATCATGAAAGTTGACTTCTCTATCCAGGCTTTCTTTCAGACCCCCACTGAACAttgcctcaaaataacggctgcTGGATGCTAGCACAGCTCTATGACATGGGAAAGCTCGGTTTCCAGCTAACAACACCACATCTGTGAAGAGGCAGCGCTTCCGGAGCAGGTTAAGATGTGTTAGGAGACTATCTGCATGGCCAGGCTTGTGAAATAAATGTATGTTCATCGACCCTGTGCTGGAACGGGACTTGCGGTTCTCATGATTGCTTACTGACATTTTTGTAAGTTATGTTTACTGGTTACGGaattaaaacctaaaaaaaaaaaaaaattatttaagttGCAGCACTTATAAAACATATGACATTCATGGTTTCATGGTTTTGTCATTCAGCACCATCAGGAAATGCAGGTGAGAGTATACAAAGGTTCAGCAGTTTCCATCAACCCTActactgattaaaggggttgtccggcgaaaaaaaattattcacagaataacacacattacaaagttatacaactttgtaatgtatgttatgtctgtgaatggcccccttccccgtgtcccaccacccccacccgtgtacccggaagtgtggtgcgctatacattacctgtcgcgtgccgaccacggtctccgatcgtcagcagtgacgtcttcttcgggagcttggcggatcttcccggatgacgctgcagagggtggccggcactcgggaagatccgccaagctcccgaagaagacgtcactgctgacgatcggagaccgtggacgacacgacatgcggtgagtataatgcaccacacttccgggtctagcgtgggtggggggaaacacggggaagggggccattcacagacataacatacattacaaagttgtataactttgtaatgtgtgttattctgtgaataattttttttcgccggacaacccctttaagaacctgaGTCCTGAGAACTTTCCACCTAGACCATGAAAGACAAATGTAATGTGAAAATGCTTTGTTTGACTTCACTTTCTTTGAACTGGGATCTATGTCTTGAATGGAGTTTATTAACTATTAAGGTGGTGTAGATATGAACAAAGCAGTGCTGTATATGTTGTGTTTACTAGAGATACGGTTTTAAATACTAACTTTGATTTGATCACAACTGAACTTGGACAATTTGCTCAGGTGCATACAGCAGTGGCTGTGGAATAACCTGTCACCTAAAGTCTCTGATGGATGTCACTATCTGTTTCTTTCACATGCTATATACTGTTGTCTAAGCTAAACAGGTAAAAaaagttttagggtacaaacacacacaccagcgtatatacagcgtattttctgctgcgatacgcagcagatacgcagcagattagatctaaataactgaacacagcatcaaatctgcaccatcaaatctgctgcagatctgctgcgtatacagtgtgtgtgtttgtaccctaagggtagcttcacatgtaccgtatcgcagcagattttctgcagtggatttgcagcagaaaatacg includes:
- the LOC138785974 gene encoding ectoderm-neural cortex protein 1-like produces the protein MSVSNHENRKSRSSTGSMNIHLFHKPGHADSLLTHLNLLRKRCLFTDVVLLAGNRAFPCHRAVLASSSRYFEAMFSGGLKESLDREVNFHDALHPEVLELLLDYAYSARIILNEENAESLLEAGDMLQFHDIRDAASEFLEKNLHTANCLNMMLISDAHCCERLFELSWRMCLSNFVELSKTEDFLRLPKLKLMELILSEELEVEDESLVYEAVIGWIKYDLCLRLDDLPDLLRCVRLALLPDQYLRSLATEDLVVQNKLAKAIVEEATHCRNKILQNDGLVTGFCARPRKVSQALLLLGGQTFMCDKIYVMDQKTTEIIPKTDIPSPRKECSACAIGCKVYVTGGKGAENGASKDVWVYDTLHDEWSKAGPMLVARFGHGSAELDNCLYVVGGHTAITGAFPASPSVSLKQVEHYDPQVDKWSLVAPLREGVSNAAVVGAKMKLFVFGGTSVNREKLPKVQCFDPVQNRWTVPATCPQPWRYTGAAVLGNHVIVIGGDTEFSASSAYRFNSETYQWCRFGDVSSKRISCRAVASGNRLYVVGGYCGSQRGKTLDCYDPANDTWSSVTTVPYSLIPTAFVSTWKYLSA